One genomic window of Cricetulus griseus strain 17A/GY chromosome 3, alternate assembly CriGri-PICRH-1.0, whole genome shotgun sequence includes the following:
- the LOC118238623 gene encoding MLV-related proviral Env polyprotein-like: MDRTPHSKSFKDKTLSYTLLLIGCLFTPHVATNPHRVYNITWKIANLGTGEIANLSTYIGTLHDGFPPLYVDLCDLVGSDWDPSDQEPFPGYGCHHPGGRIGTRSKDFYVCPGHKPTHGCGGPQEGYCARWGCETTGEAYWKPSSSWDFITLKRREIPGYAGKGPWRCGQRACGPCYDSAGGGGFQGATPGGKCNPLILRFTDAGKRTTWDSPKVWGLRLYRAGKDPVTLFSLYRQITPLSQQSVGPNTVIADQRAPTQFQVPEPPTVPKAITPTPGAVTFSPTPDALNIEITRDPPGTGDRLLQLIQGVYQALNFSDPNKTQECWLCLVSRPPYYEGVAILGNYSNQTSAPTSCGAAMQHKLTISEVSGKGLCIGRIPPSHQELCNQVEPLSQDSRYLVAPYGTYWACSTGLTPCVSTTVLNTTIDFCILIELWPKVTYHQPEYVYSVLGKSTRYKREPISFTVALLLGGITVGGIAAGIGTGTVALQGINHFKLLQQAMHTDIQVLEESVSALEKSLTSLSEVVLQNRRGLDLLFLQEGGLCAALKEECCFYADHTGIVRDSMAKLRERLKQRQQLFESQQGWFEGWFAKSPWLTTLISTLMGPLVILFLILIFGPCILNKMTQFIRERLSVVQALVLTQQYHQLKQIDPEYPETSE; this comes from the coding sequence ATGGACCGCACACCGCACTCAAAATCCTTTAAAGATAAGACTCTCTCGTACACCCTCCTGTTGATTGGTTGTCTGTTTACCCCCCATGTAGCAACTAACCCCCACAGGGTTTATAATATCACCTGGAAAATAGCCAATCTAGGGACCGGGGAAATAGCCAACCTCAGCACTTATATAGGGACTCTACATGATGGGTTCCCTCCTCTCTATGTCGACCTATGTGACTTAGTAGGGTCTGATTGGGATCCCTCTGACCAGGAACCATTCCCAGGGTACGGATGCCACCACCCTGGGGGAAGGATAGGAACAAGAAGCAAGGATTTTTATGTTTGCCCCGGCCATAAACCAACTCATGGCTGCGGGGGGCCGCAGGAAGGGTACTGTGCAAGATGGGGATGTGAAACCACAGGGGAGGCTTACTGGAAACCCTCTTCCTCTTGGGATTTCATCACTCTCAAACGGAGGGAGATCCCAGGGTACGCAGGGAAAGGACCATGGAGATGTGGGCAAAGAGCCTGCGGACCCTGTTATGATAGTGCCGGAGGGGGAGGTTTTCAAGGCGCCACCCCCGGAGGAAAATGCAACCCTCTCATCCTAAGGTTCACAGATGCTGGAAAAAGGACTACTTGGGATAGTCCTAAAGTCTGGGGACTCCGGCTGTACCGAGCAGGGAAAGATCCGGTGACCTTATTCTCCCTGTACAGACAAATTACTCCCCTAAGCCAACAATCAGTCGGGCCAAACACAGTAATAGCGGACCAGAGAGCCCCAACCCAATTCCAAGTCCCTGAACCCCCTACCGTTCCTAAAGCTATCACTCCTACACCAGGTGCTGTcaccttctcccccaccccagatgCCCTAAACATCGAGATAACCAGAGACCCTCCAGGTACCGGAGATAGATTATTACAATTAATCCAAGGAGTTTACCAAGCCTTAAATTTTTCAGACCCCAACAAGACTCAGGAATGCTGGTTATGCCTAGTTTCCCGGCCCCCATATTATGAAGGCGTGGCAATACTGGGCAACTACTCCAACCAGACCTCAGCACCTACCAGTTGTGGAGCTGCTATGCAGCACAAGCTCACAATATCTGAGGTCTCAGGAAAGGGGCTATGCATAGGCAGGATTCCTCCCTCACATCAAGAATTATGTAACCAAGTAGAGCCATTATCTCAGGACAGCCGATACCTTGTTGCCCCTTATGGAACTTATTGGGCTTGCAGTACTGGGTTGACTCCCTGTGTCTCTACCACTGTTCTCAACACCACCattgacttttgtatattgatagaACTTTGGCCCAAAGTCACATACCACCAACCTGAATATGTTTACAGCGTACTAGGGAAATCAACCCGATATAAGAGGGAGCCAATATCCTTTACCGTGGCCCTATTATTAGGAGGGATAACAGTGGGGGGCATAGCAGCCGGCATAGGGACCGGAACCGTTGCCCTACAGGGAATTAATCATTTTAAGCTTCTACAACAAGCCATGCACACGGATATCCAGGTCCTAGAAGAGTCAGTCAGTGCACTCGAGAAATCCTTAACATCACTCTCTGAGGTGGTCCTGCAGAACAGACGAggattagatttattatttttacaggaAGGGGGGCTATGTGCTGCCCTCAAGGAAGAATGCTGCTTTTATGCAGATCATACAGGAATAGTTAGGGACAGCATGGCCAAACTTAGGGAAAGGCTAAAACAGAGGCAACAGCTATTTGAGTCTCAACAAGGATGGTTCGAAGGATGGTTCGCTAAGTCCCCCTGGTTGACTACCCTTATATCCACACTCATGGGACCTCTGGTTATTCTATTTTTGATCCTCATATTTGGTCCCTGTATTCTGAACAAGATGACTCAATTCATCAGAGAACGACTATCTGTTGTACAGGCCTTAGTCCTAACTCAACAATACCACCAGCTAAAGCAAATAGATCCAGAGTATCCAGAGACCTCTGAATGA